The window CTCTGAAGGGCTGGAGAGTTGGTGTGGTCACTGTGGTGGCCTGAAGACCTATGCAAGTAGAATAGCAGAACAtaatcttttaattaaaaaaaaagaagaagtaaagaagaaaaagctttgcttACCATTAAATCCCCTTAAAAGTTTGAGTGAATAGGTCCACCAGAcagctggggcagggctggcTTGCACAAAGCAGGTCAAGGTGATGTTCAGCCCCACTGGGACGGTCAGGTTTGTGTCAAGGGCTGAGGTCAGGGGCTTCATGCAGCTGTTGAGCTCCACTTCGTAGAAAAACTTCCCTGCCCTGAACTTTGGACTTGAGCAAGTTAAATAGGAGTTCATCAGAATGATAGGTGGGCCAACTGACTTGATAAACTGGACAAATCCCCGCAGGCGGCAGTCACAAATCCAGGGGTTGTCATGAAGAGCCAGGACAGCATTGGAAATAGCTTCTATGTGCCCCTCTGCCCTCTGGCTTCTCTGGTATACTGGCCAGCTGTAGAAGACATCCCTGGATATGACAGTAAGCTGATTTGAGGATAGATCTAAATAGGTCAGGTTAGGCAGATAGCGGAGCGCATGTTCTGGAAGGACATCCAGCCGGTTGTGCTTCAGATCCAGGATTTTCAGAGCCGGGGTGTCTTGAAATGCTGTCCATGGCACAGAACTTAATTTGTTCCCTTGCAAGCGCAGCTCCTTCAGAGCTGGCAGATATTGCAGGCTCTTGATGTGCATCACTGTGATGTTGTTAAAATTGAGCCAGAGATACTCCAAGGCACTAACGTTCTCAAAAGAACCACGAGGTAATTCTGTTAGGTGAGAATTTTCTATTCTAATTTTCCGGATGTCCCGAGGGATGTTTGCAGGGATCTGCCTCAGCGGTGCAGACATGCAAAGCAAACTCCTAAGGAGGAAACCAGAAAGATCTCCAGGTCGTACACCATGTTCATGGCTAACAAACCAGTTCCCTTTATGGGTCTACAAGCACTTGAATAATTAAAAGGTATTATATACAGGGCATGCATAAGCCACTCATCATTCCTTCTCTGGGTCTTACATCCATTTTCCCACAAAGAATACATTTAAGTCATAAAAATTGCTATGTATGCAGCTACATATCtcagggaaataaaaggaatcTCACTCTATGCTCAAGCTAGTACTATTCAAGTATTAGAGGAGGCACACCATGAGGCcatcagtttggttttgatgCTCACATCATCAGCAAATATATATTGGAACTCTCCAAGCTGCTTCACGAGTGTCACAACTAGGGTAACTGGTCTTACCTTCCAAAGCTGTCTTGAGAACAAGAGCATCCTGTGATACAAGATGAAACAGACAGGTTTATCTCATGGAAGgccagaagaagaagaaaaacatgacaAATGGGGTCCATATTCTCCTTTAAGAAAGCACTGTGCAGGGTTTGCACCAAACATGCCAACAGCCTCCAAGAAGCAAATCCTATTAGCTGTAATCTTCCTTGACGCAGAAATAAATCCTGCTGGGGACCCATCCCCAAAGAAGACCTGTAGCATGGTTCATAGCCTGTGTCAAAGTGCTAAAAATCATCCCCAGAACCACCCCTGGCATTTATTCTTCATGTCTCAACATCTGTAGGAAATTTGAGACATGTTTATTTTGTTGGTAATACAAATACGGGAATAAAACCACTTCTGTTCCCAAGCACTCACAAGTAGCTAACCAGGCCTAGTtaccttttctgttcttttccctaAGGGGTCTGACTCAATCTCCAATAttttaatggcatttaaagGGGCACACAGCAAAAGCCAGACTTCGCAGCTGTAATTTGTCAGTGCAT of the Melopsittacus undulatus isolate bMelUnd1 chromosome 4, bMelUnd1.mat.Z, whole genome shotgun sequence genome contains:
- the LRIT2 gene encoding leucine-rich repeat, immunoglobulin-like domain and transmembrane domain-containing protein 2; translated protein: MGPQQDLFLRQGRLQLIGFASWRLLACLVQTLHSAFLKENMDPICHVFLLLLAFHEINLSVSSCITGCSCSQDSFGRSLLCMSAPLRQIPANIPRDIRKIRIENSHLTELPRGSFENVSALEYLWLNFNNITVMHIKSLQYLPALKELRLQGNKLSSVPWTAFQDTPALKILDLKHNRLDVLPEHALRYLPNLTYLDLSSNQLTVISRDVFYSWPVYQRSQRAEGHIEAISNAVLALHDNPWICDCRLRGFVQFIKSVGPPIILMNSYLTCSSPKFRAGKFFYEVELNSCMKPLTSALDTNLTVPVGLNITLTCFVQASPAPAVWWTYSLKLLRGFNVSTEPISEDMVRSELLIPAARPADAGSYTCTAANFLGNTSVALNLHVRSPWASTTTTTPGWAPVGPAESGAHVQVRIAKQTVYGITLEWFAVAAAAAEPGETWYTLLVGRYDAAQKDAIYIGPGINTYSVTDLLPATKYEVCVAVRNQAPRKGQCVVFVTGSDISQLEQREKLIHIVVIVCAMVLAVPAGMYACTAEARPGCLARFPGMCPRRRRGGQAQAAGSKESTLDSLPAGSEDGLCLPDGGRGGRRPPAHDEPGKTRPPHRNSADLY